Proteins co-encoded in one Camelus bactrianus isolate YW-2024 breed Bactrian camel chromosome 6, ASM4877302v1, whole genome shotgun sequence genomic window:
- the DISP2 gene encoding protein dispatched homolog 2 has protein sequence MEGGSGSGSSSDPAPGPGPEGEQQPEGEPLAPDGSSPDRSQSKAVAPEASPEKSCSLHSCPLEDPSISSGPPPATSTLQPVGPSSPLAPSHFTYPRPPQEYRGGSSLPGLGDRAALCSHGSSLSPSPAPSQRDGAWKPPSVQHHVVSVRQERAFQIPKSYSQLIAEWPVAVLLLCLAVILLCTLAGLLWGQLPDFSKPLMGFEPRDTDIGRKLVVWRALQALTGPRKLLSLSPDHELNSSSPLTTRSPAPWSSAQEGMVRPQRMVEPLEDRGQESFFCGPPEKSYAQLVFMSTSAGSLWNLHAIHSMCRMEQDQIRSHTRFGALCRRTAANECCPSWSLGNYVAVLSNRSSCLDTTQADTARTLALLRACALYYHRGALVPSCLGPGKDKPPHCAQVPTKCSRSSAVYQLLHFLLDRDFLSPQTADYQVPSLKYSLLFLPTPKGASMMGIYLDRLVAPWGLSDNYTSITGMDLGLKQELLRHYLAQDTVYPLLALAAIFLSIALYLRSLFLTLMVLLGVLGSLLVAFFLYRVAFRMAYFPFVNLAALVLLSSVCANHTLIFFDLWRLSKSQLPSGGLAQRVGRTMHHFGYLLLVSGLTTGAAFYASYLSRLPVVRCFALYMGTAVLAHLALTLAWLPSSAVLHERYLARGCASGARGPWGGSAPRRLALALHRRLRGLRRAAASTSSLLFQRLLPCGVIKFRYIWICWFAALAAGGAYIAGVSPRLRLPTLPPPGGQVFRPSHPFERFDAEYRQQFLFQQLPQGEGGHMPVVLVWGILPVDTGDPLDPRSNSSLVSDPAFSASGPEAQRWLLALCHGARNQSFFGAQPEGWSTLCFVEALQHWMESPRCARMGPGLCCGHSGFPWAPQLFLHCLKMMALEQDPESTRDLGLRFNTQGSLAALVLQFQTNFQYSPDYTQAHHFYTEVSHWLAAELGRAPPGLRRGWFTSHLELYSLQHSLSTEPAVVLGLALALAFATLLLGTWNVPLSLFSVAAVAGTVLLTVGLLVLLEWQLNTAEALFLSASVGLSVDFTVNYCISYHLCPHPDRLSRVAFSLRQTSCATAVGAAALFAAGVLMLPATVLLYRKLGIVLMMVKCVSCGFASFFFQSLCCFFGPEKNCGQILWPCAHLPWDAGSGEPGPEKAGRPRPGPVGGAPGSCSEQYELQPLARRRSPSFDTSTATSKLSHRPSVLSEDLQLHDGPCCSRPPLAPASPRELFLDHQAVFRQCPALQTSSPYKQVGPSPKTRTRQDSQGQKAEPVQPLPEAPTHSPKPQPQVVEPPDCLCSSASTLEELSVSDETCLSTSEPSARVQDSVGASPEDADETEPTVPERGHLNEKRDTLWLALRETVYDPSLPASHQSSSSWKGRGGPGDGSPVVLPNSQPDLPDVWLRRPSTYTSGYSS, from the exons gtcCCAGAGCAAGGCTGTGGCCCCCGAGGCCAGCCCAGAGAAAAGCTGCTCCCTCCACAGCTGCCCCCTTGAGGACCCTTCCATTTCCTCGGGACCCCCACCAGCAACTTCCACCCTCCAGCCTGTGGGCCCGTCCAGCCCCTTGGCCCCCTCCCACTTCACCTATCCCCGGCCACCACAGGAATACCGGGGGGGCAGCTCCCTGCCAGGGCTTGGGGACCGGGCAGCACTGTGTTCCCATGGCTCCAGCCTcagcccttccccagccccctcaCAGCGTGATGGGGCCTGGAAGCCGCCGTCTGTGCAGCACCATGTGGTCAGCGTCAG ACAGGAACGGGCCTTCCAGATTCCAAAGAG ctATTCCCAGCTGATTGCTGAGTGGCCAGTGGCCGTGCTGCTGCTGTGTCTGGCTGTCATCCTCCTCTGCACTCTGGCCGGACTCTTGTGGGGCCAGCTACCCGACTTCTCCAAGCCCTTGATG GGCTTTGAGCCTCGGGACACTGACATCGGGCGCAAGCTAGTGGTCTGGAGAGCGCTGCAGGCCCTCACAGGTCCCAGGAAGCTGCTTTCCCTTTCTCCAGACCATGAGCTGAACAG CTCAAGCCCCCTCACCACTCGGAGCCCTGCACCCTGGAGCAGTGCCCAGGAGGGCATGGTCCGGCCTCAGAGGATGGTGGAACCCCTGGAGGACAGAGGGCAGGAGAGTTTCTTCTGCGGCCCTCCTG AGAAGAGCTATGCACAGCTGGTGTTCATGTCCACCTCAGCGGGCAGCCTGTGGAACCTGCACGCCATTCATTCCATGTGTCGCATGGAACAGGACCAG ATCCGCTCCCATACCCGCTTTGGGGCTCTGTGCCGCCGTACGGCAGCCAACGAGTGCTGCCCCAGCTGGTCCCTGGGCAACTATGTGGCCGTACTCTCTAACCGCTCCTCCTGCCTGGACACTACTCAAGCTGACACAGCCCGCACGCTGGCCCTGCTGCGGGCCTGTGCCCTCTACTACCACCGCGGTGCCCTGGTGCCCTCTTGTCTGGGACCCGGGAAGGACAAGCCCCCACACTGTGCCCAGGTTCCCACCAAGTGCTCCCGGAGCAGTGCTGTCTACCAACTCCTGCACTTTCTGCTGGACAGGGACTTTCTGAGTCCCCAGACTGCTGACTACCAGGTGCCCTCCCTCAAGTACAGCCTGCTCTTCCTGCCCACCCCAAAGGGTGCCTCCATGATGGGCATCTACCTGGATCGCCTGGTTGCTCCCTGGGGGCTCTCTGACAACTACACATCCATCACTGGCATGGACCTGGGCCTTAAGCAGGAGCTGCTGAGGCACTACCTGGCCCAGGATACGGTATACCCCTTGCTAGCCCTGGCTGCCATCTTCCTCAGCATCGCCCTCTACCTGCGCTCCCTCTTCCTCACACTCATGGTGCTGCTCGGGGTGCTGGGCTCCCTGCTGGTTGCCTTTTTTCTTTATCGAGTGGCCTTCCGGATGGCCTACTTCCCCTTTGTCAATCTGGCGGCCCTCGTCCTGCTGAGCAGCGTCTGTGCCAACCACACCCTCATCTTCTTCGACCTGTGGCGCCTCAGCAAGAGCCAGCTGCCCTCCGGGGGGCTGGCGCAGCGCGTGGGCCGCACCATGCACCACTTCGGCTACCTGCTGCTGGTCTCGGGCCTCACCACCGGCGCCGCCTTCTACGCCAGCTACCTGAGCCGCCTCCCGGTCGTGCGCTGCTTCGCCCTCTACATGGGCACGGCTGTGCTGGCGCACCTGGCGCTCACGCTGGCTTGGCTGCCCTCCTCGGCCGTGCTCCACGAGCGCTACCTGGCGCGCGGCTGTGCGTCGGGGGCGCGGGGCCCGTGGGGCGGCAGTGCGCCCCGCCGATTGGCGCTGGCGCTGCACCGGCGGCTCCGCGGCCTGCGGAGGGCGGCCGCCAGCACCTCGAGCCTGCTCTTCCAGCGCCTCCTGCCCTGTGGCGTCATCAAGTTCCGCTACATCTGGATCTGCTGGTTCGCCGCGCTGGCGGCAGGGGGCGCCTACATCGCCGGCGTCAGCCCGCGCCTGCGGCTGCCCACTCTGCCGCCGCCCGGCGGCCAGGTCTTCCGGCCCAGCCACCCCTTCGAGCGCTTCGACGCCGAGTACCGCCAGCAGTTCTTGTTCCAGCAGCTGCCTCAGGGCGAGGGTGGCCACATGCCCGTAGTTTTGGTGTGGGGCATCCTGCCCGTGGACACCGGTGACCCCCTGGACCCTCGCAGCAACAGCTCACTGGTGAGTGACCCGGCCTTCTCGGCCAGCGGTCCTGAGGCCCAGCGCTGGCTGCTGGCACTCTGCCACGGAGCACGGAATCAGAGCTTCTTTGGGGCCCAGCCGGAGGGCTGGTCCACGTTGTGCTTCGTGGAGGCCCTCCAGCACTGGATGGAGAGCCCTAGGTGTGCCCGCATGGGGCCTGGCCTCTGCTGTGGCCACTCAGGCTTCCCCTGGGCCCCCCAGCTTTTCCTACACTGCCTCAAGATGATGGCTCTGGAGCAAGACCCCGAGAGCACCCGTGACCTGGGACTCCGCTTCAACACCCAGGGCAGTCTGGCCGCCTTGGTCCTGCAGTTCCAGACCAACTTCCAGTATAGTCCCGACTACACCCAGGCCCACCACTTCTACACTGAGGTCAGCCACTGGCTggcagcagagctgggcagggCACCTCCTGGCCTCCGCCGGGGCTGGTTCACGAGCCATCTGGAGCTGTACAGCCTGCAGCACAGCCTGAGCACCGAGCCTGCTGTGGTGCTGGGCCTGGCTCTGGCGCTGGCCTTTGCCACACTGCTGCTGGGCACCTGGAATGTTCCTCTTAGCCTGTTCTCCGTGGCAGCTGTGGCAGGCACCGTGCTGCTCACTGTGGGGCTCCTGGTTCTGCTCGAGTGGCAGCTCAACACTGCCGAGgccctctttctttctgcttctgtggGCCTCTCGGTAGACTTCACTGTCAACTACTGCATCTCCTATCACCTGTGCCCACACCCTGACCGCCTGAGCCGCGTGGCCTTCTCACTGCGCCAGACCAGCTGTGCCACGGCAGTGGGGGCTGCAGCTCTGTTCGCAGCCGGTGTGCTCATGCTCCCTGCCACGGTGCTGCTCTATCGCAAGCTGGGCATAGTCCTCATGATGGTCAAGTGTGTCAGCTGCGGCTTTGCCAGCTTCTTCTTTCAATCTCTCTGCTGTTTCTTTGGACCAGAGAAAAACTGTGGGCAGATCCTCTGGCCTTGTGCCCACCTGCCGTGGGACGCTGGAAGTGGGGAACCTGGTCCGGAGAAGGCAGGCCGCCCACGACCAGGGCCAGTGGGAGGGGCACCCGGGTCCTGCTCAGAGCAGTATGAGTTACAGCCCCTGGCACGGCGCCGGAGCCCTAGCTTTGACACCAGTACAGCCACCAGCAAGCTATCCCACCGGCCTTCAGTGCTCTCTGAGGATCTACAGCTGCATGatggcccctgctgctccagGCCTCCGctggcccctgcctccccacGGGAGCTGTTCCTGGACCACCAGGCAGTCTTCAGGCAGTGCCCAGCCCTGCAGACCTCCTCACCCTATAAGCAGGTTGGCCCCAGCCCCAAAACCCGGACCAGGCAGGACTCCCAAGGGCAGAAGGCTGAGCCAGTGCAGCCCTTACCAGAAGCCCCAACCCACTCCCCCAAGCCCCAGCCCCAGGTTGTGGAGCCTCCAGATTGTCTCTGCTCCTCAGCCAGCACCCTGGAGGAGCTCAGCGTCTCTGACGAGACCTGCCTAAGCACCTCTGAGCCAAGTGCCCGCGTGCAGGATTCCGTGGGTGCCTCCCCAGAGGATGCAGACGAAACTGAGCCAACAGTACCTGAGCGAGGCCACCTGAATGAGAAGCGGGACACCCTGTGGCTGGCACTGCGGGAGACTGTGTATGATCCAtcactgcctgcctcccaccagaGCAGCTCGTCCTGGAAGGGCCGTGGGGGGCCAGGGGATGGCAGCCCTGTGGTGCTGCCTAACAGCCAGCCAGATCTGCCAGACGTTTGGCTGCGCAGGCCCAGTACCTACACTTCAGGCTACAGTAGCTGA